A single genomic interval of Procambarus clarkii isolate CNS0578487 chromosome 17, FALCON_Pclarkii_2.0, whole genome shotgun sequence harbors:
- the LOC123752818 gene encoding uncharacterized protein isoform X1, translating to MGSGSRSRSPGSDRRDRYRRSHERERSNRHDREKERDRYQKYNRRSGSRDRSHSRERYVREKTRGWNRGRNRWHTYHPKNERYHRNRDHMRGDRRRYGRDYSSSDDEHQSWDRYRGRDERFRHRGRIWDRYGNRNRMDMMNSRNVRSERYYKEYSPERTSRSSRSPDRRSRRTNRRSRRSSSTSDSSSDSSSNEDTKKKKESDDSDDSSDEDAKVKKAHSSTTDSSADDTDVAKKSDSSDNEYSKKYDSSDREHSKKRDSSDHERTKKFIRSDREHSEKRDTSYHEYTRKKHAKPSKSTEGKTEKKKFEKDLEKKSLKTSNSEAGVKDIEGKVFHKVLKKKVSKSSSDSDSSSEDSEPEKSSETISKRNRTNRSSSSSDSDNSEPEKPKKKLNIRKYDRPEISEPEKMVKESEKKKAYVIETSSRKAKVERASSKLPDKRKDSESSDTDTEISNPEITEKFTTKKVGPVKASEKLREKRAGPEKITEKLTEKKVGIEKVTEKFTEKKTVAARITEKFRERETGLEKITDTLTEKRTGPVKVKEKLTGLEKVKEKLTGPEKIKEKLTDPEKVTEKLTGKRTNHEKVIEEQTEKKAGPLKVTQYCSEKRALPENVTDKLIEKMAGTDKFTDKKTDHLKVTEQMAEKKTSFEKVTEKVAEKKVGPEKVTAKLVEKLVRPEKATEKLRERKTGPDKVTEKLREKKTDFEKVSKKLTEKKDDLEKETEEMAEEESGPEKVPEKIDERESGPEKLSTKLAEQKAGPEKVSEKLAEQKASPEKVPEKLVKQKVGPEKVPEKLSKQKASLEKVPEKLSEQKAGPEKVPGKLSKQKAGPEKVPEKLAEQKAGPEKVPEKLAEQKASPEKVPEKLAEQKEGLEKIPEKLAEEKTGPEKVPEKLDEQKEGPEKVQEKLAEPKEGLEKVPEKLAEPKEGPEKVPEKLAEPKEGPEKVPEKLAEPKEGPEKVPEKLAEPKEVPEKVPEKLAEPKESPEKVPEKLAEPKEGPEKVLEKLAEPKAGSENEKDKFKDKKAWPEKIIEKVPEKIQKKITEKKIGLEKVPENLTGKKAGPGKFTEKKTGFEKVPEKLREKKSGPEKVTEKMTDQSSDKCNSGDKIAMKKSESSNDNPEAIIVQNLAREESDKRGESSACNVNNLEPAKRSQALVKSVDGKSESIQDKNSLEEIGNENQRESGEDTDSDDAEVERNSHKHSSKNNGSECMESDSKHLRVSDIPKEKEKELRAGLNLGGNLVEDISSTGRTPELSVKSLLDHGTCKILHKTDKKLEGKVIGKSVSREDDLNSKEQSNRKNEKKIETDPNIERDDVAISERKVLPGRKRSTAQPLEEQKVGSGTDNECHGVPPKIAKKGGGKSESNKNESGGKSKSKMLKKGSEPDDRRKKKKHKKHKSKKSSSTSESDENIKEDRSRVYDSDETTEQELLRKKKQLEEQLQIEEEIRQRSENLEREKDALLSKKLKTLESSSKGTSPSQTKESASKDKKSRSRSRSNSNSRYDAQIEDKKSNNANDDKIAKNDKRPRYHSSEDEDSTREQDSEEPQIGGRYWGEDHSKEVPRQPKGKQLKTSDTYWNKYADKLGIQIEDPRGRGQGLERGKNRDRSDERRKENEQQYKKNSDEDEVRNVKRRKDDLDVADKKNESKDPKPSTKELIKKPVMDPLTTRTGGAYIPPAKLKMMQAQITDKSSAVFQRLAWEALKKSINGLVNKVNVSNIGIIVRELLQENIVRGRGVLCRALMQAQSFSPTFTHVYAAMVAIINSKFPQIGELLLKRLVIQLRRGVKRNDKNVCMSSCRFIAHLINQQVAHEVVALEILTFLLERAKDITEESEVAEKSRNDSCELAITFLTECGMKLNEVSPRGMKIIFETLRHVLHEGKLEQRVAYMLEVIFAIVKDGFKDHPSVLEELDLVEEDDQFTHIVELDGKLDGQEILNVFKHDTEYEESEEKYKEIRAGILGEDSDESGSEGGSEIGSDSDEGTEDEDEKQEAQTIIDQTETNMVAFRRTVYLTIQSSLDVDECAHKLLKGEIKPGWETELCNMILDCCAQQRTYIKFYGLLAQRFCMINKVYQEPFQQIFKDAYDTCHRLETEKLRNVARLFAHLLFSDAISWEVLSHIRLNEDETTSSSRVFIKILFQELAEFMSLAKLNERLRDPTLAAAFEGLLPRDNPRNTRFAINFFTSCGLGGLTDGLREFLRTQPKPTAVVAPVQQQLNKNDSNKSESDSSSDSSSESDSSSSSSTSTSSSSSSSSSSSSSESSSESSSDSSDSSSESEDSSEDDRRKKKNLKKKETKIKSVSSKSKSKTNKKGERSGDKSISKKMSDSEEEQAFVRYREEDLDDIKERDRGERWRNIEDWSRRREGSSESGDRQKDDRYERDERKKNHASSRERKEGENTEKRERHRDDYEGDRRGTNNDHTRSEARKRVEDQDAGYQRKRENKDEIKSRESNDENDQELRDDDDGDRVEKRKKRHESPERDSKRKRSDFEEMAKDDDKVTERWKQREHGRQIEAGDHKEWKGQREEIRERESYHPRDGDWRKEKKNHNQRSESGSDGRRGWEKSRYH from the exons ATGGGCAGTGGCAGTCGGTCTCGCTCCCCTGGGAGTGATCGAAGAGACAGATATAGGCGGAGTCATGAGAGAGAGCGAAGTAATAGACATgacagagaaaaagaaagagatagATATCAAAAGTATAACAGGAGAAGTGGAAGTCGAGACAGAAGTCATAGTAGAGAAAGATATGTGAGGGAAAAAACAAGAGGTTGGAACAGAGGTCGGAATCGTTGGCACACATATCATCCGAAAAATGAAAGATATCATCGAAACAGGGATCATATGAGAGGTGATAGACGAAGATATGGAAGAGATTACTCTAGTTCTGATGATGAACATCAAAGTTGGGATAGGTATAGAGGCAGAGATGAACGATTTAGGCACAGAGGTAGAATTTGGGACAGATATGGAAATAGAAATAGGATGGACATGATGAATAGCCGTAATGTACGGTCAGAAAGATATTACAAAGAATACTCTCCAGAAAGAACTAGCAGATCATCACGCTCCCCAGATCGCAGAAGTCGAAGAACTAATAGAAGGTCAAGAAGAAGCTCATCTACTAGTGACTCAAGCAGTGACAGTTCATCTAATGAAGACACAAAGAAAAAGAAGGAATCTGATGACAGTGATGATTCATCAGATGAAGATGCAAAGGTTAAGAAGGCACATTCAAGTACTACTGATTCTTCTGCTGACGATACAGATGTTGCAAAGAAATCTGACAGTAGTGATAATGAATACTCAAAAAAATATGACAGCAGTGATCGTGAGCATTCAAAGAAACGTGACAGCAGTGATCACGAACGTACAAAGAAATTTATTCGCAGTGATCGTGAACATTCAGAAAAACGTGACACAAGTTATCATGAATATACAAGGAAGAAGCATGCTAAACCAAGTAAATCTACAGAAGGGAAAACTGAAAAAAAGAAATTTGAAAAGGACCTTGAAAAGAAATCCCTGAAAACTTCAAATTCAGAGGCTGGTGTAAAAGATATTGAAGGAAAAGTATTTCATAAAGTGTTAAAAAAGAAAGTGAGCAAGAGTTCTTCAGATAGTGATAGTAGCTCTGAAGATTCTGAGCCGGAAAAAAGTTCTGAAACTATATCTAAACGGAATAGAACCAATAGGAGCTCTTCTAGCTCTGATTCAGACAACTCTGAACCTGAAAagcctaaaaaaaaattgaatattcGAAAATATGACAGACCAGAAATCTCCGAGCCTGAAAAAATGGTGAAGGAATCGGAGAAAAAGAAAGCCTATGTTATTGAAACAAGTTCCAGAAAAGCTAAAGTCGAAAGAGCTTCGAGTAAACTTCCAGATAAGAGGAAAGATAGTGAAAGTTCAGATACTGACACTGAAATCTCAAATCCTGAAATAACTGAAAAATTTACAACAAAAAAAGTAGGTCCTGTGAAGGCCTCAgaaaagttgagagagaaaagggCAGGCCCTGAAAAGATAACGGAAAAATTAACAGAGAAAAAGGTAGGTATTGAAAAGGTAACAGAAAAATTTACTGAGAAAAAGACAGTTGCTGCAAGGATAACTGAaaaatttagagagagagagactggtctTGAaaagataacagatacattgacaGAGAAAAGAACAGGTCCTGTGAAAGTAAAAGAAAAATTAACAGGTCTTGAAAAGGTAAAAGAAAAATTGACAGGTCctgaaaaaataaaagaaaaactgaCAGACCCTGAAAAGGTaacagagaaattgacagggaaAAGGACGAATCATGAAAAAGTAATTGAAGAACAGACAGAAAAAAAGGCAGGTCCTTTAAAGGTAACACAGTATTGTTCAGAGAAAAGGGCACTACCTGAAAATGTAACAGACAAGTTGATAGAGAAAATGGCAGGTACTGACAAATTTACTGATAAAAAGACAGATCATCTAAAGGTAACAGAACAAATGGCAGAGAAAAAAACAAGTTTTGAAAAGGTAACTGAAAAAGTAGCAGAGAAGAAGGTAGGTCCTGAAAAAGTAACAGCCAAACTGGTAGAAAAGTTGGTAAGACCTGAAAAGGCAACAGAAaaattgagagagagaaagaccggtCCTGATAAAGTAACAGAAAAATtgagagaaaaaaaaacagaTTTTGAAAAGGTATCGAAAAAATTGACTGAGAAAAAGGATGACCTTGAAAAGGAAACAGAAGAAATGGCTGAGGAAGAGTCAGGTCCAGAAAAGGTACCAGAAAAAATAGATGAGCGAGAGTCGGGTCCTGAAAAGCTATCGACAAAATTGGCAGAGCAAAAGGCAGGCCCTGAAAAAgtatcagaaaaattggcagaacaAAAGGCAAGCCCTGAAAAGGTACCAGAAAAATTGGTAAAACAAAAGGTAGGCCCTGAAAAGGTACCAGAAAAATTGTCAAAACAAAAGGCAAGCCTTGAAAAGGTACCAGAAAAATTGTCAGAACAAAAGGCAGGCCCTGAAAAGGTACCAGGAAAATTGTCAAAACAAAAGGCAGGCCCTGAAAAGGtaccagaaaaattggcagaacaAAAGGCAGGCCCTGAAAAAGtaccagaaaaattggcagaacaAAAGGCAAGCCCTGAAAAGGTACCAGAAAAATTAGCAGAACAAAAGGAAGGTCTTGAAAAGAtaccagaaaaattggcagaggaaAAGACAGGTCCTGAAAAGGTACCAGAAAAATTGGATGAACAAAAGGAAGGTCCTGAAAAAGTacaagaaaaattggcagagccaAAGGAAGGTCTAGAAAAGGtgccagaaaaattggcagagccaAAGGAAGGTCCTGAAAAGGtgccagaaaaattggcagagccaAAGGAAGGTCCTGAAAAGGtaccagaaaaattggcagagccaAAGGAAGGTCCTGAAAAGGtaccagaaaaattggcagagccaAAGGAGGTTCCTGAAAAGGtaccagaaaaattggcagagccaAAGGAAAGTCCTGAAAAGGtaccagaaaaattggcagagccaAAGGAAGGTCCTGAAAAGGTactagaaaaattggcagagccaAAGGCAGGTAGTGAAAATGAAAAAGACAAATTTAAAGATAAGAAGGCATGGCctgaaaaaataattgaaaaggTACCTGAAAAgatacaaaaaaaaattacagagaAAAAGATAGGCCTTGAAAAGGTACCTGAAAATTTGACAGGAAAAAAGGCAGGTCCTGGAAAGTTTACTGAGAAAAAGACTGGTTTTGAAAAGGTGCCTGAAAAATTGAGAGAGAAAAAATCAGGTCCTGAAAAAGTAACAGAAAAAATGACGGATCAAAGCTCTGATAAATGTAATTCTGGTGATAAAATTGCAATGAAAAAAAGTGAAAGCTCAAACGATAATCCTGAAGCAATAATAGTCCAGAACTTAGCTCGTGAAGAGTCAGATAAGAGAGGTGAGAGTTCTGCTTGCAATGTTAACAATTTAGAACCTGCAAAAAGATCACAGGCACTTGTAAAATCTGTAGATGGAAAATCTGAATCAATCCAAGATAAAAATAGTCTAGAAGAAATCGGTAATGAAAATCAGAGAGAATCTGGTGAGGACACTGATAGTGATGATGCTGAAGTTGAGAGAAATAGTCATAAACattcaagtaagaataatggcagTGAATGTATGGAATCAGATAGTAAACACCTCAGGGTTTCTGATAtcccaaaagaaaaagaaaaagaacttCGTGCAGGTTTAAATCTTGGAGGTAATTTAGTAGAAGACATATCCAGTACTGGAAGGACACCTGAGCTAAGTGTCAAATCACTCTTGGATCATGGTACTTGCAAGATTTTACATAAAACTGATAAAAAATTGGAAGGGAAAGTAATTGGAAAATCTGTTTCTAGAGAAGATGATTTAAATTCCAAGGAACAGTCTAATAGAAAGAATgagaagaaaatagagacagATCCTAATATTGAGAGAGATGATGTTGCCATCTCAGAGCGAAAAGTGTTGCCAGGAAGAAAAAGAAGTACAGCTCAACCTTTGGAAGAACAGAAGGTGGGATCAGGTACTGACAACGAGTGTCATGGAGTCCCCCCCAAAATTGCCAAGAAGGGAGGTGGCAAATCTGAGAGTAACAAAAATGAAAGTGGTGGAAAAAGTAAATCAAAAATGCTCAAAAAAGGTTCTGAACCAGATGATCGCAGGaagaaaaagaaacataagaagcaTAAGAGCAAAAAATCTTCCAGTACTAGTGAAAGTGATGAGAACATAAAGGAAGATAGATCAAGAGTATATGACAGTGATGAAACAACTGAACAAGAGTTGTTAAGGAAAAAAAAGCAGTTAGAagaacagttgcaaatagaagaagAAATTCGCCAAAGAAGTGAAaatctagagagagagaaagatgctCTCCTTAGTAAGAAGCTCAAAACTCTGGAAAGCAGCTCTAAAGGTACAAGCCCATCACAAACCAAAGAAAGTGCTAGCAAGGACAAAAAATCTCGCTCTCGGTCACGTTCCAATTCTAACAGTAGATATGATGCACAAATTGAGGACAAAAAAAGTAACAATGCCAATGATGATAAAATCGCCAAGAATGATAAAAGACCAAGATATCATAGCTCAGAGGATGAAGATTCTACTAGGGAGCAGGATTCTGAAGAACCACAGATTGGAGGGCGATACTGGGGAGAGGACCACAGTAAGGAAGTCCCGCGACAGCCTAAAGGTAAGCAGCTGAAAACAAGTGACACTTATTGGAATAAATATGCTGACAAACTAGGCATTCAGATTGAGGATCCAAGAGGCAGAGGGCAAGGACTAGAAAGAGGAAAAAATAGAGATAGAAGTGATGAAAGGCGGAAAGAGAATGAGCAGCAATACAAAAAGAATAGTGATGAAGACGAGGTCAGAAATGTTAAAAGACGGAAAGATGACCTTGATGTTGCAGACAAAAAGAATGAAAGTAAAGACCCTAAACCATCAACTAAGGAGCTAATAAAAAAACCAGTAATGGACCCATTGACAACCAGGACTGGTGGTGCCTATATTCCCCCAGCAAAGTTGAAGATGATGCAAGCACAGATCACAGATAAGTCAAGTGCTGTTTTCCAGAGATTGGCATGGGAAGCACTTAAAAAGTCTATTAATGGTCTTGTTAATAAAGTTAATGTTTCAAACATAGGTATCATTGTACGAGAGTTGCTTCAGGAAAACATAGTCCGTGGAAGGGGTGTATTATGTAGAGCCCTCATGCAGGCTCAGTCATTCTCACCAACATTTACTCATGTTTATGCTGCTATGGTTGCTATTATAAATAGCAAGTTTCCACAGATTGGTGAATTGTTACTAAAACGTTTAGTAATTCAGCTAAGACGCGGCGTtaaaagaaatgataaaaatGTGTGCATGTCTTCTTGTCGCTTTATTGCGCATCTTATTAACCAACAAGTTGCTCATGAAGTTGTGGCTTTAGAGATTCTAACATTCCTACTTGAGAGAGCTAAAGATATTACTGAAGAATCAGAAGTTGCAGAGAAATCAAGAAATGATTCATGTGAACTAGCTATTACTTTCCTTACAGAGTGTGGCATGAAGTTAAATGAAGTCAGTCCTCGGGGAATGAAAATTATATTTGAAACATTAAGGCATGTGTTGCATGAAGGTAAATTAGAGCAACGTGTTGCATACATGCTAGAAGTTATATTTGCCATTGTTAAAGATGGGTTCAAAGATCATCCCTCTGTCCTAGAAGAATTGGATCTTGTTGAAGAAGATGATCAGTTTACACATATTGTGGAGTTGGATGGAAAATTGGATGGTCAAGAAATCCTTAATGTCTTTAAACATGACACAGAATATGAAGAGAGTGAAGAAAAGTACAAAGAAATTCGTGCTGGTATCCTTGGGGAGGATAGTGATGAAAGTGGTTCAGAAGGAGGGTCAGAGATTGGTTCTGATAGTGATGAAGGAACTGAAGATGAAGATGAAAAGCAAGAGGCCCAGACCATTATTGATCAGACCGAGACAAACATGGTGGCATTCCGTCGCACGGTGTATCTCACTATACAGTCTTCATTGGATGTAGATGAATGTGCCCACAAACTTCTTAAGGGTGAAATCAAGCCAGGATGGGAGACTGAATTATGCAACATGATTCTGGATTGCTGTGCTCAACAACGAACATACATAAAGTTCTATGGTCTTTTGGCTCAACGTTTCTGTATGATCAATAAGGTTTATCAGGAACCTTTTCAACAGATCTTCAAGGATGCTTATGACACATGTCATCGTCTTGAAACAGAAAAACTTCGCAATGTGGCTCGACTCTTTGCTCATTTACTATTTTCAGATGCAATTTCTTGGGAGGTTTTGAGTCATATTCGCTTAAATGAGGACGAAACAACTAGCTCTTCACGAGTCTTCATTAAAATTCTTTTCCAA gaacttgcaGAGTTTATGAGTTTAGCAAAACTTAATGAGAGACTGAGGGATCCAACTCTTGCCGCAGCTTTTGAGGGCTTGCTGCCAAGAGACAACCCACGAAATACTCGCTTTGCAATCAATTTCTTTACATCATGTGGTTTAGGAGGCCTTACTGATGGACTACGAGAATTTCTACGTACTCAA CCAAAGCCAACGGCTGTAGTGGCACCTGTGCAGCAGCAGTTAAATAAAAATGATAGTAACAAGAGTGAGAGTGATAGCAGCAGTGATAGTAGCAGTGAAAgtgacagcagcagtagcagcagtaccagcactagtagtagcagtagtagctccagcagcagcagcagttcaGAGAGCTCTTCAGAAAGTAGCAGTGATAGTTCTGATTCATCAAGTGAGTCAGAGGATTCATCTG AAGATGACAGGAGAAAAAAGAAGAACCTGAAGAAGAAAGAAACTAAGATTAAAAGTGTGTCCAGCAAAAGCAAATCTAAAACAAACAAGAAGGGTGAAAGATCTGGTGATAAATCCATTAGCAAGAAAATGAGTGATAGTGAAGAAGAGCAAGCTTTTGTAAGGTACAGGGAGGAAGATTTAGATGACattaaagagagagacagaggggagaGGTGGAGGAATATTGAGGATTGGAGCAGAAGACGAGAGGGTAGTAGTGAAAGCGGAGATAGACAGAAAGACGACAGATATGAAAGAGATGAAAGGAAAAAGAATCATGCATCttcaagagagagaaaggaaggtgAAAAtacagaaaagagagagaggcaTAGGGATGATTATGAAGGAGACAGAAGAGGAACAAATAACGATCACACTAGATCAGAGGCTAGGAAAAGAGTGGAAGACCAAGATGCAGGATATCAACGAAAAAGAGAAAATAAGGACGAAATTAAGAGTCGTGAGAGTAATGATGAAAATGACCAAGAGCTtagagatgatgatgatggtgatagggtagaaaaaagaaagaaaagacaCGAGAGCCCGGAAAGAGATTCAAAGAGAAAGAGAAGTGATTTTGAAGAGATGGCAAAggatgatgataaagttacagAACGTTGGAAGCAACGAGAACATGGGAGACAAATTGAAGCTGGAGACCACAAAGAGTGGAAGGGACAAAGGGaagaaataagagagagagaaagctatCATCCACGGGATGGGGATTGgaggaaagaaaaaaaaaatcataaccaAAGATcagagagtggcagtgatggacgaAGAGGATGGGAGAAATCCAGATACCATTAA